One Thalassospira marina DNA window includes the following coding sequences:
- a CDS encoding acyl-CoA dehydrogenase, protein MTDYLPPIDDVRFILRHVIGLDGIAEIPAFADATPETIDAILDEAGKLAAGHLAPLNRTGDQQGSHLQSDGSVKTPDGWQDAYRHFQDGGWQGISASPNHGGMGLPLTIGAAVAEFWHSANMAFALCPMLTAGAIELLTTHGSPVQKDLYLTRLISGEWTGTMNLTEPQAGSDLAQVRSRAEPDGNGNWLVRGQKIFITYGDHDLTDNIVHLVLARTPDAPAGVKGISLFIVPKYLCNENGTLGQRNDVHVVSLEHKLGIHASPTAVLSFGDDKGAVGYMVGKEGNGLAAMFTMMNNARLAVGQQGIAIGERAYQQALDYARTRIQGRDTKTGAPAPILHHADIARMLLRMRASTEAARILALYAANQLDIAHHHGDAAIAANAQARADLLIPMVKAWSTDLGVENASLGIQVHGGMGFIEETGAAQHLRDARIAPIYEGTNGIQALDLIGRKLLRDQGAAAFALMDTITTDIADNAFEPSLGTAISQLKTCTKQILDTCTDDHNLAQTVASPYLRLFATICGGWLMARSQVALDTARGDYSSAFITRKQASITFYVTQILPECEMLHSQIHHCLQPAISGQPGNIIMEIETAFATD, encoded by the coding sequence ATGACTGACTATTTGCCGCCGATTGACGATGTGCGCTTCATCCTTCGTCACGTTATCGGCCTTGATGGCATTGCAGAAATCCCTGCTTTTGCCGATGCCACCCCCGAGACCATCGACGCCATCCTTGATGAGGCCGGAAAACTCGCAGCGGGCCACCTTGCCCCGTTAAATCGCACGGGCGATCAACAGGGTTCGCATCTGCAATCTGATGGCAGTGTAAAAACGCCGGATGGCTGGCAGGATGCCTATCGCCATTTTCAGGATGGCGGCTGGCAAGGTATATCGGCATCACCCAATCATGGTGGCATGGGTCTTCCCCTGACCATTGGTGCTGCCGTCGCCGAATTCTGGCATTCGGCCAACATGGCATTTGCCCTGTGCCCGATGTTAACAGCTGGCGCAATCGAGCTTCTGACCACCCATGGCTCGCCCGTCCAAAAGGACCTTTACCTGACAAGGCTGATTTCCGGTGAATGGACCGGCACCATGAACCTGACGGAACCACAGGCCGGGTCTGATCTGGCACAGGTCCGCAGCCGCGCCGAACCCGATGGAAATGGCAACTGGCTTGTTCGCGGGCAAAAAATATTCATCACCTATGGTGACCATGACCTGACGGACAATATTGTTCATCTGGTTCTGGCCCGCACACCAGATGCCCCTGCCGGGGTAAAGGGCATTTCGCTGTTTATTGTGCCCAAATATCTATGTAATGAAAACGGCACATTGGGCCAGCGCAACGACGTTCACGTTGTATCGCTGGAACACAAACTGGGCATTCATGCCAGCCCGACGGCGGTTCTGTCCTTTGGTGACGATAAAGGTGCCGTTGGCTATATGGTTGGCAAGGAAGGCAATGGCCTGGCTGCCATGTTCACGATGATGAACAATGCGCGCCTTGCCGTGGGGCAACAGGGCATTGCCATTGGCGAACGCGCCTATCAGCAGGCACTGGATTACGCCAGAACCCGCATTCAGGGGCGCGACACCAAGACCGGCGCTCCGGCCCCGATCCTGCATCACGCTGATATTGCGCGCATGTTATTGCGCATGCGAGCCAGCACCGAAGCTGCCCGTATCCTTGCCCTTTATGCCGCAAACCAGCTTGATATCGCGCACCACCATGGCGACGCTGCTATCGCAGCCAATGCGCAGGCGCGTGCTGACCTGCTTATTCCCATGGTCAAGGCCTGGTCGACTGATCTGGGTGTGGAAAATGCGTCGCTGGGCATTCAGGTCCATGGTGGCATGGGCTTTATCGAGGAAACAGGTGCAGCCCAGCATCTGCGCGATGCCCGTATCGCCCCCATTTATGAAGGCACCAACGGCATTCAGGCACTTGATCTTATTGGCCGCAAACTTCTGCGTGACCAGGGTGCTGCGGCCTTTGCTTTGATGGACACGATCACCACCGATATTGCAGACAATGCCTTTGAACCATCGCTTGGCACAGCCATATCGCAGCTAAAAACCTGCACAAAACAGATCCTCGATACCTGTACCGATGACCATAATCTAGCGCAAACCGTCGCCAGCCCCTATCTGCGCCTGTTTGCCACCATTTGTGGTGGGTGGCTGATGGCCCGATCACAGGTCGCCCTTGATACGGCCCGTGGCGACTATTCCTCGGCTTTCATCACCCGCAAGCAGGCATCGATCACTTTCTATGTCACCCAGATTTTGCCGGAATGTGAAATGCTGCATTCGCAGATTCATCATTGCCTGCAGCCAGCAATTTCGGGGCAGCCGGGCAACATTATAATGGAAATTGAAACAGCCTTTGCTACCGATTGA